In one Chionomys nivalis chromosome 13, mChiNiv1.1, whole genome shotgun sequence genomic region, the following are encoded:
- the LOC130885521 gene encoding prolactin-6A1-like, whose product MRLSLSQPCFSGTLLIMLMFNLFLWEKVASVPVYTSFSGYDGMSLSELLDHAVTESYNIRDLTAEMHRIFLEDVRYTPGRWFPERDLTACHTSALSVLIPKNGAQQFWGEFLLKETIGMLGAWNNPLHHITTELSHMENAPNDIISKAKVIEGKIKELLEALKSIISKVHPGFSDYRYPTWNGLASLQSSDEDTRFFALYDLLQCLKKDTHKVLSNVSLLKCQFVYRREC is encoded by the exons ATGCGCTTGTCTTTGAGTCAACCTTGCTTCT CAGGGACACTCCTGATCATGTTGATGTTCAATCTTTTCCTTTGGGAGAAGGTAGCCTCTGTTCCTGTATATACGAGTTTTTCTGGCTATGATGGAATGTCTCTAAGTGAGCTTCTGGATCATGCCGTGACAGAGTCTTATAATATCAGAGATCTCACTGCAGAAATGCACAGGATATTT ctggaGGATGTGCGATATACACCAGGCCGGTGGTTCCCAGAAAGAGACCTTACTGCCTGCCACACATCTGCCTTATCTGTTTTGATCCCTAAGAATGGAGCCCAGCAGTTCTGG GGTGAATTCCTTCTGAAAGAGACGATTGGCATGTTGGGTGCTTGGAATAACCCTCTGCATCACATCACAACTGAACTAAGTCATATGGAAAACGCCCCTAATGATATCATATCAAAAGCAAAAGTgattgaaggaaaaataaaagaacttttagAGGCTCTAAAGAGCATAATCAGCAAG GTTCATCCTGGATTCTCAGATTATAGATATCCCACCTGGAATGGACTGGCATCCTTGCAGTCATCTGATGAAGACACTCGCTTTTTTGCTTTGTATGACTTACTCCAGTGCCTGAAGAAGGATACACATAAGGTTCTCTCTAATGTCAGTCTCCTGAAGTGCCAATTTGTCTATAGAAGAGAGTGTTAA